One Streptomyces sp. SAI-135 DNA segment encodes these proteins:
- a CDS encoding O-methyltransferase: MCGFPTATDTVTPRQPRGKERVITGNRQTSWAFADAYVAEDEVLSWARDRAREAGLRSVSPGAGAALRLLAASVDAKAVAEIGTGTGVSGIHLLHGMRPDGVLTTVDPEPEHQQFARQAFRACGFASNRARFIPGRALDVLPRLADAGYDLVFCDGDRQEVMDYLAESLRLLRPGGLVVFEGVFANGRTVDSGPQPTEVLRLRELLRAVRESQDLVPSLLPVGDGLLCAVKR; the protein is encoded by the coding sequence ATCTGCGGGTTCCCGACGGCAACGGATACAGTCACGCCCAGGCAACCACGGGGCAAGGAGAGGGTCATTACCGGCAACCGGCAGACGAGCTGGGCGTTCGCCGACGCCTACGTCGCCGAGGACGAAGTCCTGAGCTGGGCCCGGGACCGGGCCCGTGAGGCGGGACTGCGCTCGGTGTCGCCCGGCGCGGGCGCGGCGCTGCGGTTGCTGGCCGCCTCCGTGGACGCCAAGGCCGTCGCCGAGATCGGCACCGGGACCGGCGTCTCCGGCATCCATCTGCTGCACGGCATGCGCCCGGACGGGGTGCTGACCACCGTCGACCCCGAGCCGGAGCACCAGCAGTTCGCCCGGCAGGCGTTCCGCGCCTGCGGTTTCGCCAGCAACCGGGCCCGGTTCATCCCGGGCCGCGCCCTGGACGTCCTGCCCCGTCTCGCCGACGCCGGCTACGACCTCGTCTTCTGCGACGGTGACCGGCAGGAGGTCATGGACTACCTCGCTGAATCGTTGCGCCTGCTGCGTCCGGGTGGCCTCGTGGTCTTCGAGGGCGTCTTCGCCAACGGCCGCACCGTGGACTCGGGACCGCAGCCGACGGAGGTGCTGCGCCTGAGGGAGCTGCTGCGGGCCGTGCGCGAGAGCCAGGACCTGGTGCCGTCTCTGCTGCCGGTGGGCGACGGACTGCTCTGCGCGGTCAAGCGCTGA
- the sigE gene encoding RNA polymerase sigma factor SigE, producing the protein MLRRFLGSAGRPRSVNDTADHSHAGDYAQTATFATDADGQAWTPPTWEEIVSTHSGRVYRLAYRLTGNQHDAEDLTQEVFVRVFRSLSTYTPGTFEGWLHRITTNLFLDMVRRKQRIRFDALGEDAAERLPSREPSPQQVFNDAHFDADVQQALDTLAPEFRAAVVLCDIEGLSYEEIAATLGVKLGTVRSRIHRGRSQLRKALAHRSPEARAERRSFMARVPALGGGGASA; encoded by the coding sequence GTGCTGCGGCGCTTCCTCGGATCGGCGGGCAGGCCGAGATCCGTGAACGACACCGCTGACCACAGCCACGCCGGCGACTACGCCCAGACCGCGACCTTCGCCACCGACGCGGACGGGCAGGCGTGGACTCCGCCCACCTGGGAGGAGATCGTCAGCACGCACAGCGGCCGCGTGTACCGCCTCGCGTACCGCCTCACCGGTAACCAGCACGACGCCGAGGACCTCACGCAGGAGGTCTTCGTCCGCGTCTTCCGCTCGCTGTCCACGTACACACCGGGCACCTTCGAGGGCTGGCTGCACCGCATCACCACCAACCTCTTCCTGGACATGGTCCGCCGCAAGCAGCGCATCCGCTTCGACGCCCTCGGCGAGGACGCGGCCGAGCGACTGCCCAGCCGCGAGCCGTCGCCCCAGCAGGTCTTCAACGACGCCCACTTCGACGCGGACGTCCAGCAGGCCCTCGACACCCTCGCGCCGGAGTTCCGCGCCGCGGTCGTCCTGTGCGACATCGAGGGACTCTCGTACGAGGAGATCGCCGCGACCCTGGGCGTCAAGCTCGGCACCGTCCGCTCGCGGATCCACCGCGGCCGTTCCCAGCTGCGCAAGGCCCTCGCCCACCGCTCACCCGAGGCCCGCGCCGAGCGCCGCTCCTTCATGGCCCGGGTCCCCGCACTGGGGGGAGGGGGCGCGTCCGCGTGA
- a CDS encoding zf-HC2 domain-containing protein gives MSGSLPKPGEGSLAEQHLGDRLAALVDGELGHATRERVLAHLATCPKCKAEADAQRRLKNVFAEAAPPPPSESFLARLQGLPGGDPEDGDSSPFGGGGFAALPGRPGATGAFGVRRGERFEFDYVPARPHAPAVLPPSAGRGFRIHDVTRSEADRSASRGMRFAVVAAGAVSLAAIALGGVTTGVPGDTDARGAGSNVTPARTPGTGAAVPENQRRRGVGPLLAQGQGQGQRMPGDTPVAQTSASAPLLPGIPAQVQDAALHTLTAPVVAGAAAMSPLIRPLSTTPPLTLTSLSATPDLTASGFLAAPVPTTSAPTPPSATR, from the coding sequence GTGAGTGGATCACTGCCCAAACCCGGCGAGGGAAGCCTCGCGGAACAGCATCTGGGAGACCGACTCGCCGCCCTGGTGGACGGCGAGCTCGGTCATGCCACGCGGGAGCGCGTCCTCGCGCATCTCGCCACCTGCCCGAAGTGCAAGGCGGAGGCGGACGCCCAGCGCCGCCTGAAGAACGTCTTCGCGGAGGCCGCCCCGCCCCCGCCCTCCGAGAGCTTCCTGGCCCGCCTCCAGGGGCTGCCCGGGGGTGATCCGGAGGACGGCGACAGCTCGCCGTTCGGCGGAGGAGGGTTCGCGGCACTGCCGGGACGACCCGGCGCCACCGGAGCCTTCGGCGTGAGACGTGGCGAGCGTTTCGAGTTCGACTACGTCCCCGCCCGTCCGCACGCCCCGGCGGTGCTCCCGCCCTCCGCAGGCCGTGGCTTCCGCATCCATGACGTCACCCGCTCCGAGGCCGACCGCTCGGCCTCGCGCGGCATGCGGTTCGCGGTCGTCGCCGCCGGAGCGGTGTCGCTGGCCGCGATCGCGCTGGGCGGCGTCACCACGGGCGTGCCGGGTGACACCGACGCCCGCGGCGCCGGCAGCAACGTCACCCCGGCGCGCACGCCGGGCACGGGTGCCGCGGTACCGGAGAACCAGCGCCGCCGTGGCGTGGGGCCCCTGCTCGCGCAGGGACAGGGGCAGGGGCAGCGGATGCCGGGTGACACCCCGGTCGCCCAGACCTCCGCGTCCGCACCGCTGCTGCCGGGCATCCCCGCCCAGGTGCAGGACGCGGCCCTGCACACCCTCACCGCGCCCGTGGTCGCCGGTGCCGCCGCCATGTCCCCTCTCATACGTCCGCTCAGCACGACTCCGCCGCTCACCCTGACCTCCCTGTCCGCGACGCCGGATCTCACCGCCTCCGGCTTCCTCGCCGCACCCGTCCCCACCACATCGGCGCCCACGCCCCCCAGCGCCACCCGCTGA
- a CDS encoding trypsin-like peptidase domain-containing protein yields the protein MDEGKPTRTKWWSRPGARGVSGPDERTGPPADSTDPTDSTGPDGDFLLAAPRSGVPGAESVSQGTDGDFEPAAPADAEAVADSGRTDSSLASGSSDTPPYGVPGPWAPAPPVQAPTVQAPPVEVPPVQVPTSHTEAAAPPPEASPAPPAPATPPPGLPLPPPGAPTPRQNYDPWAPALLQQTGAAVPTEATRRRRARRALLGGAVLLALVAGGVGGVAGAYLERHGVAGDVVELPQAAKEPGGRAPGTVAGIAARALPGVVTLHVSGAGESGTGTGFVLDERGHILTNNHVVEPAGADGEISVTFHSGDTAKATVVGRDSGYDLAVVEVRGVGGLRALPLGNSDSVQVGDPVVAIGAPFDLEGTVTSGIISAKDRPVTAGGESGDGTDVSYVDALQTDAPINPGNSGGPLLDSRGRVIGINSAIRSADDGSRSESGQAGSIGLGFAIPVNQAKRVAEELINTGRATHPVIGVTLDMDYSGDGARVGTEGGDGGPAVTEGGPGDRAGLRAGDVITEVDGRRIHSGDELIVRIRAHRPGDRLELTFRRDGRERSVSLVLGSSDGG from the coding sequence ATGGACGAGGGCAAGCCCACAAGGACGAAGTGGTGGAGCCGCCCCGGGGCACGGGGGGTTTCCGGACCGGACGAGCGGACCGGGCCGCCGGCCGACTCGACCGACCCGACCGACTCGACAGGGCCCGACGGGGACTTCCTGCTCGCGGCGCCGAGGAGCGGGGTGCCCGGCGCCGAGTCCGTCTCGCAGGGGACCGACGGCGACTTCGAGCCGGCGGCTCCCGCGGACGCGGAGGCGGTGGCCGACAGCGGTCGTACCGACTCGTCGCTCGCCTCCGGCTCCTCCGACACGCCGCCCTACGGCGTACCGGGACCCTGGGCCCCCGCCCCACCCGTCCAGGCCCCGACCGTCCAGGCTCCTCCGGTCGAGGTTCCACCCGTCCAGGTCCCGACCTCCCACACCGAGGCGGCCGCTCCACCACCGGAAGCCTCCCCAGCACCACCGGCGCCGGCCACCCCGCCTCCCGGCCTCCCCCTCCCACCTCCCGGCGCCCCCACCCCCCGGCAGAACTACGACCCCTGGGCCCCCGCCCTCCTCCAGCAAACCGGCGCCGCCGTGCCGACCGAGGCCACCCGGCGGCGCCGGGCGCGGCGGGCGCTGCTCGGCGGTGCTGTCCTGCTCGCGCTCGTCGCGGGCGGGGTCGGTGGGGTCGCAGGGGCGTATCTGGAGCGCCACGGCGTGGCAGGGGACGTCGTGGAGTTGCCGCAGGCCGCGAAGGAGCCCGGTGGACGGGCCCCCGGGACGGTCGCCGGGATCGCCGCCCGAGCCCTGCCCGGCGTCGTGACCCTGCATGTGAGCGGGGCCGGGGAGTCCGGGACCGGGACCGGCTTCGTGCTGGACGAGCGCGGGCACATCCTCACCAACAACCACGTCGTGGAGCCGGCCGGTGCCGACGGCGAGATATCGGTGACCTTTCACAGCGGGGACACCGCGAAGGCCACCGTCGTGGGGCGGGACAGCGGGTACGACCTCGCCGTCGTCGAGGTCCGCGGTGTCGGCGGCCTGCGGGCCCTGCCCCTCGGCAACTCCGACAGCGTCCAGGTCGGCGACCCCGTCGTCGCCATCGGCGCCCCCTTCGACCTGGAGGGCACCGTCACCTCCGGGATCATCAGCGCGAAGGACCGGCCCGTCACCGCCGGCGGCGAGAGCGGAGACGGCACGGACGTGTCGTACGTCGACGCTCTCCAGACCGACGCACCCATCAACCCCGGCAACTCCGGAGGCCCCCTCCTCGACTCCCGGGGCCGTGTCATAGGCATCAACTCCGCCATCCGGTCCGCCGACGACGGCTCCCGCTCCGAGAGCGGACAGGCCGGTTCGATAGGTCTCGGCTTCGCCATCCCCGTCAACCAGGCCAAGCGGGTCGCGGAAGAACTGATCAACACCGGCCGGGCCACCCACCCCGTCATCGGCGTCACCCTCGACATGGACTACTCCGGCGACGGTGCCCGCGTCGGGACCGAGGGCGGTGACGGCGGACCCGCCGTGACCGAGGGCGGTCCGGGTGACAGGGCCGGACTCCGGGCGGGTGATGTCATCACCGAGGTCGACGGCCGCCGTATCCACTCCGGCGACGAGCTCATCGTGCGGATCCGCGCCCACCGCCCCGGCGACCGCCTCGAACTCACCTTCCGGCGCGACGGCAGGGAAAGGAGCGTCTCGCTGGTCCTCGGCTCCTCGGACGGCGGCTGA
- a CDS encoding sec-independent translocase, with protein MFNDIGPLELITLVVLAVLVFGPDKLPKVIQDVMRTVRKIREFSESAKQDIRQELGPEFKDFEFEDLNPKTFIRKQLDNDELGLKEIRNGFDLKKEMAEVTDAVHSTDTSPSSSSSGGRIDMTKKPEELGKDDRPPFDADAT; from the coding sequence GTGTTCAATGACATAGGACCGCTCGAGCTGATCACGCTCGTTGTCCTCGCCGTGCTCGTCTTCGGTCCGGACAAGCTCCCGAAGGTCATCCAGGACGTCATGCGGACCGTGCGCAAGATCCGGGAGTTCTCCGAGAGCGCCAAGCAGGACATCCGGCAGGAGCTGGGCCCGGAGTTCAAGGACTTCGAGTTCGAGGACCTCAACCCCAAGACGTTCATCCGCAAGCAGCTGGACAACGACGAGCTGGGTCTCAAGGAGATCCGCAACGGCTTCGACCTGAAGAAGGAGATGGCCGAGGTCACCGACGCGGTGCACAGCACGGACACCTCGCCGTCCTCGTCGTCCTCCGGTGGCCGGATCGACATGACCAAGAAGCCCGAGGAGCTGGGCAAGGACGACCGTCCGCCCTTCGACGCGGACGCCACCTGA